One segment of Mycolicibacterium sp. YH-1 DNA contains the following:
- a CDS encoding NAD(P)-dependent alcohol dehydrogenase, whose protein sequence is MIDARAAVVLEPGAVPQLTDVQIRPPVGDEVLVRIAAVGICHTDVSVSARFPAARLPMTFGHEGTGTVVEAGPDATAAMGQQVVLTFASCGECANCSEGAPAYCDHSTGLNMRGDRGDETSALRLHGTPVAGGFFGQSSFATHAISRPANTVVLPEPMPPELAAPLGCSVQTGVGTVLNALALAAADVLAVFGAGAVGLSAVMGGRIAGCRAIVAVDPVAQRRALAMRLGATAVIDPVDGDVAAHLIEVTGGGATAAIDTTALPDVIATALTCLRARGTLALVGLGALSAALPVGLIMGRGLRVRGVVEGDSDPHVFIPQLAQMWRRGDLPLEELVTTFSFDDFGDAWHSATTGGAVKPVLVMRPDR, encoded by the coding sequence GTGATAGACGCACGTGCCGCGGTCGTGCTCGAGCCGGGAGCGGTTCCGCAACTGACCGACGTCCAGATCCGGCCGCCCGTCGGCGATGAGGTGCTGGTGCGCATCGCCGCGGTCGGCATCTGTCACACCGACGTCAGCGTCTCCGCCCGGTTTCCGGCCGCGAGGCTGCCGATGACATTCGGCCACGAGGGCACCGGCACCGTTGTCGAGGCCGGCCCCGACGCAACGGCGGCAATGGGCCAACAGGTGGTCCTGACGTTCGCCAGTTGCGGCGAATGCGCGAACTGCTCCGAGGGCGCCCCCGCCTACTGTGACCACTCGACCGGCCTGAACATGCGCGGTGATCGCGGTGACGAGACCAGCGCCCTGCGCCTGCACGGCACACCGGTGGCCGGCGGGTTCTTCGGGCAGTCCAGCTTCGCCACCCACGCCATCTCGCGGCCGGCCAACACCGTCGTGCTGCCCGAACCCATGCCCCCCGAGCTGGCGGCGCCGTTGGGTTGCAGCGTCCAGACCGGTGTCGGCACTGTGCTCAACGCCCTGGCTCTGGCTGCCGCCGACGTGCTGGCCGTCTTCGGCGCGGGTGCGGTGGGGCTCTCGGCGGTGATGGGTGGGCGGATCGCGGGATGCCGGGCCATTGTCGCCGTCGATCCGGTGGCGCAGCGACGGGCCTTGGCGATGCGTCTGGGCGCCACCGCCGTCATCGACCCGGTCGACGGCGATGTCGCGGCGCACCTCATCGAGGTGACCGGTGGGGGAGCGACGGCGGCGATCGACACGACCGCGCTACCCGACGTCATAGCGACGGCACTGACCTGCCTGCGTGCCCGCGGCACTCTTGCGCTGGTCGGTCTGGGCGCGTTGAGCGCGGCGCTTCCGGTCGGATTGATCATGGGTCGTGGCCTTCGCGTGCGCGGTGTCGTCGAGGGCGACAGCGACCCGCACGTGTTCATCCCGCAACTGGCGCAGATGTGGCGCCGCGGCGACCTGCCGCTGGAGGAGCTGGTGACCACCTTCTCGTTCGACGACTTCGGCGACGCATGGCATTCCGCGACGACGGGTGGCGCGGTGAAACCCGTTCTCGTAATGCGTCCTGATCGCTAG
- a CDS encoding NADPH:quinone oxidoreductase family protein yields the protein MRAIQVPQLDGPHAAELVDIDEPTSADGVVIDVYAAGVAFPDALQTRGLYQHKAELPYVPGAEIAGVVRSAPAGAHVSAGDRVAGLTMLTGGMAEVVALPADRVFALPDSVSFEAGAGLLFNDLTVHCALRTRGRLVPGETVLVHGAAGGIGTSTLRLAAAWGASRIIAVVSTEDKAAVARAAGATDVVLADHFKDAVKELTGGRGVELIVDPVGGDRFTDSLRSLAPGGRLLVVGFTGGEIPTVKVNRLLLNNVDVIGVGWGAWAATHPGYLHEQWAELEPLLASGLITAPDPVVYPLERAGDAIASLEDRSAKGKVVVRVR from the coding sequence ATGCGAGCCATACAGGTACCACAGTTGGACGGTCCACACGCCGCGGAATTGGTGGACATCGACGAGCCGACATCGGCCGACGGCGTCGTCATCGACGTGTACGCCGCCGGCGTCGCCTTCCCCGATGCGCTACAGACCCGCGGGCTCTACCAGCACAAGGCGGAGCTGCCCTACGTGCCGGGAGCCGAGATCGCGGGCGTGGTGCGTAGCGCGCCCGCCGGCGCGCACGTGTCCGCAGGCGACCGGGTGGCCGGCCTGACGATGCTGACGGGTGGCATGGCCGAAGTCGTTGCGTTACCGGCAGATCGGGTGTTCGCGCTGCCGGACTCGGTGTCCTTCGAGGCGGGTGCTGGCCTGCTCTTCAATGATCTGACGGTGCACTGCGCATTGCGAACCCGGGGCCGGTTGGTTCCCGGCGAGACGGTCCTCGTGCACGGTGCCGCTGGCGGCATCGGAACATCTACGCTGCGCCTGGCCGCGGCGTGGGGTGCCTCGCGCATCATCGCCGTGGTCAGTACCGAGGACAAGGCGGCCGTCGCCAGGGCCGCCGGCGCCACCGACGTGGTGTTGGCCGACCACTTCAAGGACGCGGTCAAGGAACTGACCGGCGGACGCGGCGTCGAACTCATCGTCGACCCGGTGGGCGGCGACCGCTTCACTGACTCGCTGCGATCATTGGCACCGGGCGGACGCCTGCTCGTCGTCGGATTCACCGGCGGCGAGATCCCAACCGTCAAGGTCAACCGGCTGCTGCTGAACAACGTCGACGTGATCGGTGTCGGGTGGGGCGCTTGGGCCGCAACGCATCCCGGCTATCTACACGAGCAGTGGGCCGAACTCGAACCGCTGCTGGCCTCGGGCCTGATCACCGCACCCGATCCGGTCGTCTACCCGCTGGAGCGCGCCGGTGACGCCATCGCCTCGCTGGAGGACCGGTCGGCCAAGGGCAAGGTCGTGGTGAGGGTGCGCTGA
- a CDS encoding DUF4235 domain-containing protein encodes MAKKTSKSAALLYRPIGLASSLVGGLIAGLVFKQVWRLAAPGPQSNPPKALETEYPFKQILLAAVIQGAIFSAVKTIIDRQGARLFEKATGEWPGS; translated from the coding sequence ATGGCCAAGAAGACGAGCAAATCAGCTGCGCTCCTGTATCGCCCCATAGGCCTGGCCAGCTCGCTGGTGGGCGGACTCATCGCCGGGCTCGTGTTCAAGCAGGTGTGGCGACTGGCGGCTCCCGGCCCGCAGTCCAATCCGCCGAAGGCCCTGGAGACCGAGTACCCCTTCAAGCAGATTCTGCTGGCCGCCGTCATACAGGGCGCGATCTTCTCGGCGGTCAAGACCATCATCGACCGGCAGGGCGCCCGACTCTTCGAGAAGGCGACCGGCGAGTGGCCGGGTAGCTGA
- a CDS encoding alcohol dehydrogenase catalytic domain-containing protein, with protein MKSVVIDTPGQVRVETVPDPTLPGADGAIIEVRSTAICGSDLHFYEGDYPLAAPVALGHEAVGTVVEVGPDVTTVKVGDDVLVSSVAGCGSCAGCATHDPVTCVGGPRIFGAGVLGGAQSELLAVPVADFQLLALPEDIHTEEALLLTDNLATGWAGAQRADIPPGGTVVVIGLGAVGLCAVHSAIALGAGTVFAIDPVEGRRQRAEQAGAVGLAPPALQAVLDATDGRGAVSVIDAVGSDGSMNDALACVRAGGTVSVVGVHDLNPFPLPATLSLIRSISLRFTTAPVQRTWPELVPLLQSGRLDVSNIFTHTMPLAEAPAAYAAVAARDADCVKVVLTT; from the coding sequence ATGAAGAGCGTCGTGATCGATACTCCGGGTCAGGTTCGGGTCGAGACGGTGCCCGATCCGACGCTGCCCGGCGCGGACGGCGCCATCATCGAGGTGCGGTCGACCGCGATCTGCGGTTCCGATCTTCACTTCTACGAGGGCGACTACCCGCTCGCCGCGCCGGTTGCCCTTGGCCACGAGGCGGTCGGCACGGTGGTCGAGGTCGGACCCGATGTGACGACCGTGAAGGTAGGTGACGACGTGCTGGTCTCCTCGGTCGCCGGCTGCGGGTCGTGCGCCGGTTGTGCGACACACGATCCGGTGACGTGCGTCGGTGGGCCTCGGATCTTCGGCGCCGGTGTACTCGGCGGCGCGCAGTCCGAACTGCTGGCGGTTCCCGTCGCGGACTTCCAGCTGTTGGCGCTGCCCGAGGACATTCACACCGAGGAAGCCCTGCTGTTGACCGACAATCTCGCCACGGGGTGGGCGGGTGCGCAGCGTGCCGACATCCCGCCCGGCGGCACCGTCGTGGTCATCGGTCTGGGTGCGGTCGGACTGTGCGCGGTACACAGCGCCATCGCGCTCGGCGCGGGCACCGTCTTCGCCATCGATCCCGTCGAGGGTCGACGGCAGCGCGCCGAGCAGGCCGGGGCCGTCGGGTTGGCGCCACCGGCACTGCAGGCGGTGTTGGATGCGACCGACGGTCGCGGTGCGGTGTCGGTGATCGATGCCGTCGGCAGCGATGGGTCGATGAACGATGCGCTGGCCTGCGTGCGGGCCGGTGGCACGGTGTCGGTGGTGGGTGTGCACGACCTCAACCCGTTCCCGCTGCCCGCCACACTCAGTCTGATTCGGAGCATCTCGTTGCGGTTCACCACGGCGCCCGTGCAGCGCACCTGGCCCGAACTCGTCCCCCTGCTGCAATCAGGCCGGCTCGACGTCAGCAACATCTTCACCCACACCATGCCGCTGGCCGAGGCGCCCGCCGCCTACGCCGCAGTTGCGGCCAGGGATGCCGACTGCGTCAAGGTGGTGCTGACGACCTGA
- the nagA gene encoding N-acetylglucosamine-6-phosphate deacetylase produces the protein MLLTADTIATGSELLRPGWIEVDQDTVAAVGRGVPSRPADRDLGAVTVVPGFVDTHLHGGAGANFSAAVASETATAVAYHRRFGTTAMVASLVTAGPDELLRQVYGLADDVRAGLVDGIHLEGPWLSASRCGAHQPSLMRDPNPAEIDRVLEAGAGTIRMVTIAPERDGGLAAIGQFVDAGVVVAVGHTEATYEQTRAAIAAGATVGTHLFNAMRPIDRREPGPAIALLEDPSVTVELITDGVHIAPAIYRHVAMSAGRDRVSLITDAMAATGMPDGRYRLGPIAVDVVAGVARVGGSDTIAGSTATMDRVFRFAVTHAGLPPEAALLQAVRQSSINPARALGLPSDGLTPGAYADLVVLDGDLAVRGVLRRGQWIYGE, from the coding sequence TTGTTACTGACGGCAGACACCATCGCCACGGGCTCAGAACTGTTGCGGCCCGGGTGGATCGAGGTAGACCAGGACACCGTGGCGGCAGTCGGCAGGGGAGTTCCCTCGCGGCCCGCGGACCGCGACCTCGGGGCGGTGACGGTGGTGCCCGGATTCGTCGACACCCATCTGCACGGCGGGGCCGGTGCGAACTTCTCCGCCGCCGTCGCGTCCGAGACCGCCACCGCGGTGGCGTATCACCGCCGATTCGGCACGACCGCGATGGTCGCGTCCCTGGTGACCGCCGGGCCGGACGAATTGCTGCGCCAGGTATACGGATTGGCCGACGACGTGCGCGCCGGACTGGTCGACGGTATCCACCTGGAGGGACCCTGGTTGTCGGCCAGTCGCTGTGGTGCGCATCAGCCATCGCTGATGCGCGACCCCAACCCAGCCGAGATCGACCGTGTGCTCGAGGCGGGCGCCGGAACGATTCGGATGGTCACCATCGCACCCGAGCGGGACGGTGGACTCGCGGCGATCGGGCAGTTCGTCGATGCAGGAGTCGTTGTCGCGGTAGGGCACACCGAGGCCACCTACGAACAGACGCGTGCGGCGATCGCGGCGGGTGCGACGGTGGGCACGCATCTGTTCAACGCGATGCGCCCGATCGATCGGCGGGAGCCAGGGCCCGCCATCGCACTGCTCGAAGATCCCAGTGTGACCGTCGAACTCATCACCGATGGCGTGCACATCGCGCCCGCCATTTACCGACATGTCGCGATGAGTGCCGGACGAGACCGGGTCTCGTTGATCACCGACGCGATGGCGGCCACCGGGATGCCCGACGGGAGGTACCGCCTCGGTCCGATCGCCGTCGACGTCGTCGCGGGCGTTGCGCGTGTCGGGGGCTCCGACACCATCGCAGGCAGCACCGCGACGATGGACAGGGTGTTCCGGTTCGCTGTCACGCACGCCGGACTGCCGCCGGAGGCGGCGCTGCTGCAGGCCGTGCGGCAGTCCTCGATCAATCCGGCGCGGGCACTGGGACTACCGTCAGATGGCCTGACGCCGGGTGCATATGCCGACCTGGTAGTTCTGGATGGTGACCTCGCGGTGCGCGGTGTGCTGCGTCGGGGGCAGTGGATCTATGGAGAGTGA
- the nagB gene encoding glucosamine-6-phosphate deaminase produces the protein MEVITLADAEEIGALAADAIGALLARKPTAVLGLATGSSPLAIYDQLAARCDAGLISFASARGFTLDEYVGLPADHPERYSTVIDNVFVSRVDFAPGAVQSPDGLAADIPAACEQYENAIRDAGGVDLQILGIGTDGHVAFNEPGSSLASRTRIKTLTMQTRRDNARFFGDDIDAVPTHCLTQGLATIMAARHVILVATSSSKAEAVHHLVEGAVSAMWPATILQHHPHVTVLLDDAAARRLQLVDYYRETYRAKPDWQGI, from the coding sequence ATGGAAGTCATCACCCTGGCCGACGCCGAGGAGATCGGCGCCCTCGCCGCGGACGCGATAGGCGCACTGCTGGCTCGCAAACCGACGGCGGTCCTGGGGCTGGCCACCGGATCGTCGCCGCTGGCGATCTACGACCAACTCGCGGCGCGCTGCGATGCGGGCCTCATCTCCTTCGCCTCGGCACGGGGTTTCACCCTCGACGAGTATGTGGGCCTGCCCGCCGACCATCCCGAGCGGTACAGCACGGTCATCGACAACGTTTTCGTGTCGCGGGTGGACTTCGCGCCAGGAGCGGTGCAGAGCCCCGACGGTCTGGCCGCCGACATCCCGGCGGCATGCGAGCAGTACGAGAACGCGATTCGTGATGCGGGTGGCGTCGATCTGCAGATCCTCGGCATCGGCACCGACGGACACGTCGCCTTCAACGAGCCGGGATCGTCGCTGGCGTCACGGACCCGGATCAAGACGCTCACCATGCAGACGCGCCGCGATAACGCGCGCTTCTTCGGCGACGACATCGACGCGGTGCCGACCCACTGCCTCACGCAGGGCCTCGCCACCATCATGGCGGCCCGGCATGTGATCCTGGTCGCCACCAGCAGCAGCAAGGCCGAGGCCGTGCACCACCTGGTCGAGGGCGCGGTCAGCGCGATGTGGCCCGCGACCATTCTGCAACACCACCCCCACGTGACCGTGCTGCTCGACGACGCCGCCGCACGCCGCCTCCAGCTCGTCGACTACTACCGCGAGACCTACCGCGCCAAGCCGGACTGGCAGGGCATCTGA
- a CDS encoding glucose PTS transporter subunit IIA has protein sequence MSKTPVLAPVAGRAVALSDVPDPVFSQGMVGYGAAVDPPRAVVDAIAPVSGKLLKLMPHAYIVMTPDNVGVLVHLGLDTVALAGEGFISHVSQGDDVVAGQTVITYDVPAIVAKGLNPIVPVVVMDERESDNVTPSDAVSTGSEIDYGATLFTATK, from the coding sequence GTGAGCAAGACGCCAGTCCTCGCCCCGGTGGCGGGGCGTGCAGTTGCGTTGTCCGACGTCCCCGATCCGGTGTTCTCGCAGGGCATGGTCGGCTACGGTGCCGCCGTCGACCCGCCCCGTGCGGTGGTCGACGCGATCGCTCCCGTCAGTGGCAAGCTGCTCAAGCTGATGCCCCACGCCTACATCGTGATGACACCGGACAATGTCGGCGTGCTGGTCCATCTCGGCCTGGACACCGTGGCGTTGGCCGGCGAGGGCTTCATCTCTCATGTCAGCCAGGGCGACGACGTCGTCGCGGGCCAGACCGTCATCACCTACGACGTTCCGGCCATCGTGGCCAAGGGCCTCAATCCCATCGTGCCCGTCGTGGTCATGGACGAACGCGAATCCGACAATGTCACGCCGTCCGACGCGGTCAGCACCGGCTCCGAGATCGACTACGGTGCCACCCTTTTCACCGCGACCAAGTAG
- the tnpA gene encoding IS200/IS605 family transposase has translation MSPRWEPDPDVRRGRLVVCNLHTHLVFTPKYRRGPFTDEILHRCQQIMAAVCTDFDAELREFNGEADHVHLLVHYPPKVAISRLVNSLKGVSARRLRQEFPAHIRQYLWGEHFWSPSYFAGSCGGAPLSAVKDYIENQKRTK, from the coding sequence ATGTCACCGCGGTGGGAACCAGATCCCGATGTTCGCAGGGGTAGATTGGTGGTCTGCAACCTTCACACGCATTTGGTCTTCACGCCGAAGTATCGGCGCGGCCCTTTCACCGACGAGATACTGCACCGATGCCAGCAGATCATGGCCGCAGTCTGCACCGACTTCGACGCCGAACTACGCGAATTCAACGGCGAAGCCGACCATGTGCACCTGCTCGTGCACTACCCACCCAAGGTCGCGATATCGCGGCTGGTCAACAGCCTCAAAGGCGTCTCTGCTCGACGCCTGCGCCAGGAATTCCCCGCCCACATCCGCCAATACCTCTGGGGCGAACACTTCTGGTCCCCGTCCTACTTCGCCGGATCCTGCGGCGGCGCACCATTATCAGCGGTGAAGGACTACATTGAAAACCAGAAGCGCACCAAATAG
- a CDS encoding transposase, whose translation MKQVVQVRLEADAAQLDVLARTLAACNDTANLLSTIAHRERVFRGRDLRAITYAQAREHAGLGAQVAQSCIRKVADSYATLRTNLRNGRYGKRGSPRRRRVEATPIRFRTLAAQPFDDRCLSWTHDTATNHAGVVSIWTIEGRLKNLRFIGEPGQIAMLRAYRCGETDLIIRRRRGGGLAAYLIATVDLPDPPVRTGAHLDTSAGWIGVDLGIENIAVTSDRPLARELMATYGACAPDGAAGRGSVKDRRTRVRELRQKLQAKNTKSAKRLLRKRARKEARFAADVNHQISKRIVAEAERTGRGIAVEELTGIRERVRLRKPQRATHASWAFAQLGVFLTYKAARAGVPIIAVDPAYTSQRCTTCGSIDKRNRTSQTQFVCRACGYTAEHADILGADNIAHRAPTTWAQSTAPSAA comes from the coding sequence GTGAAGCAGGTGGTGCAGGTTCGGTTGGAGGCTGATGCCGCCCAGTTGGATGTGTTGGCCCGCACGCTAGCCGCGTGCAACGACACGGCGAACCTGTTATCGACCATCGCCCACCGCGAGCGGGTGTTCCGGGGTCGGGACTTGCGGGCGATCACCTACGCCCAGGCCCGCGAGCACGCTGGACTGGGCGCGCAGGTCGCCCAATCGTGTATCCGCAAGGTCGCTGACTCCTACGCCACGTTGCGAACCAATCTGCGCAATGGCCGCTACGGCAAACGGGGCAGCCCCCGCCGGCGCAGGGTGGAAGCGACGCCAATCCGGTTCCGCACGTTGGCGGCCCAACCGTTCGATGACCGCTGCTTGTCTTGGACCCATGACACCGCTACGAACCATGCTGGTGTGGTGTCGATCTGGACCATCGAGGGCCGGTTGAAGAATCTGCGGTTCATTGGTGAGCCCGGCCAAATCGCCATGCTGCGAGCGTATCGATGTGGGGAAACCGATCTCATCATCCGCCGGCGCCGCGGTGGCGGCTTGGCGGCCTATCTGATAGCCACAGTGGATCTGCCCGATCCGCCGGTACGCACCGGTGCGCACCTCGATACCTCCGCCGGGTGGATCGGCGTCGATCTGGGGATCGAGAACATCGCTGTCACCAGTGACCGGCCCCTGGCGCGAGAGTTGATGGCCACCTACGGCGCCTGCGCCCCGGACGGGGCGGCTGGCCGGGGCAGCGTGAAAGACCGCCGTACCCGCGTCCGCGAACTGCGTCAGAAACTGCAGGCGAAGAACACCAAGTCAGCTAAACGACTGCTGCGCAAACGCGCCAGAAAAGAGGCCCGGTTTGCCGCCGATGTGAACCACCAGATTTCCAAGAGGATCGTGGCCGAGGCTGAACGCACCGGGCGTGGGATCGCCGTCGAAGAACTCACGGGGATCCGCGAACGGGTACGGCTCCGCAAGCCCCAACGCGCCACACACGCGAGCTGGGCCTTCGCCCAACTCGGAGTGTTCCTCACCTACAAAGCAGCCCGCGCTGGTGTGCCGATCATCGCCGTGGACCCGGCTTACACCAGCCAACGCTGCACCACCTGCGGCAGTATCGACAAACGCAACCGGACCAGCCAGACCCAGTTCGTTTGCCGGGCCTGCGGATACACCGCAGAACACGCAGACATCCTCGGTGCCGACAACATCGCGCACCGAGCCCCAACCACCTGGGCCCAGTCAACGGCCCCCAGCGCGGCGTGA